The following are encoded in a window of Arthrobacter sp. NicSoilB4 genomic DNA:
- a CDS encoding HAD-IC family P-type ATPase, with translation MSGPAAGGLSRGDVASRMSSGLDNRVPDATSRSLWEIVRANVLTLFNAIVGTSFIFLLLLGSWQDALFGLAAIGNAVIGVVQEYRAKRSLDRLAVLEAPLARVLRDGSVQEIPTADVVLDDVLVLRAGDQVTADASVLESGGLESDESLLTGESDPVDKEAGTEVLSGSIIVAGRGTARVVRVGAESFSSKLAADAKRFSLVNSEIRNSLNRILRWLTWALLPVALIVANGEMQSRGGWEQAITSGTWTSAMVGVIASVIAMVPLGLVLLSSVAFAVGGVRLAGNKVLIQELAAVEGLARVDVLCLDKTGTLTEGQIIFDGVHELSEPAKPGWEHALGWFAADPEANATSRCLESDFEHDGGSPAISSVPFSSARKWSSVTFDGGGPQQGSWILGAPEVVLGARPGGAETGPAAVAVLDRAGRLAASGLRTVVLAFADGKTITVKDPTLPADVNPVVVLTFREQIRPDARQTLDYFRDQGVELKIISGDDPRTVAAIARSVGLDIGDGYDARKLPADPLLLEEVMGDHTVFGRVGPHQKKDMVAALQRRGHTVAMTGDGVNDVLALKEADLGIAMNSAAPATKAVARLVLLDGRFDRLPGVVAEGRRVIANIERVSRLFLSKTAYSIAIAVSFGLLNLQFPFLPRQLSFTDGLTIGIPSFFLALMANTRRYRPGFLRRSLSFAIPAGLIVTGALLGLNLYAASGGAAASGPESLQSASVLTLSVVGLWILTVVSRPLDAKKLAVVLAMCASLVILLNLPLAQEFFHLTWPPADLLRAALVAAVAGGLALELLAWIHGRKFPR, from the coding sequence GTGTCCGGACCTGCCGCCGGCGGTCTGTCCCGTGGCGACGTCGCTTCCCGGATGAGCAGCGGCCTGGACAACCGCGTGCCGGACGCAACCAGCCGCAGCCTCTGGGAGATCGTCCGCGCCAACGTCTTGACTCTGTTCAACGCGATCGTGGGCACGAGCTTTATCTTCCTGCTCCTGCTGGGCAGCTGGCAGGACGCGCTCTTTGGCCTGGCAGCCATCGGCAACGCCGTCATCGGCGTCGTGCAGGAGTACCGCGCCAAGCGCTCCCTGGACCGCCTCGCCGTCCTCGAGGCCCCGCTTGCCCGGGTTCTGCGTGACGGGTCCGTGCAGGAGATCCCGACCGCCGACGTCGTGCTTGACGATGTCCTGGTTCTGCGGGCCGGCGACCAGGTCACGGCCGATGCCTCCGTCCTTGAGAGCGGAGGACTGGAATCCGATGAATCCCTCCTCACCGGGGAGTCGGATCCCGTGGATAAGGAAGCGGGGACTGAGGTGCTCTCCGGTTCGATCATTGTCGCCGGCCGGGGCACCGCCCGAGTGGTCCGGGTGGGCGCTGAATCCTTTTCGAGCAAGCTCGCCGCTGACGCGAAACGGTTCTCGTTGGTGAACTCGGAGATCCGCAACAGCCTCAACCGGATCCTGCGCTGGCTCACTTGGGCGCTGCTGCCGGTCGCCCTGATCGTTGCCAACGGTGAGATGCAGTCGAGGGGCGGCTGGGAGCAGGCCATCACGAGCGGCACCTGGACATCCGCCATGGTGGGAGTGATTGCAAGCGTCATCGCCATGGTCCCGCTGGGGCTGGTCCTGCTCTCAAGCGTGGCTTTCGCTGTGGGTGGGGTCCGGCTGGCCGGGAACAAGGTTCTCATCCAGGAGCTGGCCGCGGTCGAGGGTCTGGCCCGCGTGGATGTCCTCTGCCTGGACAAAACCGGGACACTCACCGAAGGACAAATCATCTTTGACGGTGTGCATGAGCTGTCCGAACCGGCCAAGCCCGGTTGGGAGCACGCGTTGGGGTGGTTCGCCGCGGATCCCGAGGCAAACGCCACGTCGCGTTGCCTTGAGTCGGATTTTGAGCACGACGGCGGCAGCCCGGCAATCTCGTCGGTTCCGTTCTCTTCCGCCCGGAAGTGGAGTTCCGTGACGTTCGACGGCGGAGGTCCACAGCAGGGTTCTTGGATCCTCGGCGCACCTGAAGTAGTGCTCGGGGCCAGGCCTGGCGGCGCTGAAACGGGTCCGGCCGCGGTCGCCGTCCTGGACAGGGCCGGCCGGCTCGCCGCCTCCGGACTGCGGACGGTCGTGCTCGCCTTCGCGGACGGCAAGACCATCACCGTTAAGGACCCAACACTGCCGGCAGATGTGAATCCCGTGGTTGTGCTGACGTTCCGGGAACAGATCCGCCCCGATGCCCGGCAAACGCTCGACTACTTCCGTGATCAGGGCGTCGAGCTGAAGATCATCTCGGGAGACGACCCCCGGACCGTCGCGGCGATTGCACGCAGCGTGGGCCTGGATATCGGGGACGGGTACGATGCCCGGAAACTCCCGGCGGACCCCCTGCTGCTTGAAGAGGTCATGGGCGACCATACGGTCTTCGGCCGGGTGGGTCCGCACCAGAAGAAGGACATGGTGGCAGCACTTCAGCGCCGGGGGCACACGGTCGCTATGACCGGCGACGGCGTCAATGACGTCCTGGCGCTGAAGGAGGCGGACCTTGGAATAGCCATGAACTCGGCCGCACCGGCCACGAAGGCCGTGGCCCGGCTGGTCCTGCTGGACGGACGCTTTGACCGGCTGCCCGGGGTGGTGGCCGAGGGCCGCCGCGTGATTGCCAACATTGAGCGGGTGTCCAGGCTGTTCCTCAGCAAGACTGCGTACTCGATCGCGATCGCAGTGAGCTTCGGACTTCTCAACCTGCAGTTTCCCTTCCTGCCGCGCCAGCTATCCTTCACGGACGGCCTGACGATCGGCATTCCCTCCTTCTTCCTGGCGCTGATGGCCAATACCCGCCGCTACCGGCCGGGGTTCCTGCGGCGGTCCCTGTCCTTCGCCATCCCCGCCGGGCTCATCGTCACGGGTGCACTGCTGGGCCTGAACCTGTACGCGGCTTCCGGCGGAGCTGCCGCGTCCGGACCGGAGTCGCTGCAGTCCGCCTCGGTCCTGACCCTGTCTGTGGTCGGGTTGTGGATCCTCACGGTGGTCTCCCGCCCGCTCGACGCGAAGAAGTTGGCGGTGGTGCTGGCGATGTGCGCCAGCCTCGTCATCCTGCTCAACCTGCCGCTGGCCCAGGAGTTCTTCCATTTGACCTGGCCGCCGGCGGATTTGTTGCGGGCAGCGCTCGTGGCCGCGGTTGCCGGCGGGCTCGCCCTCGAGCTCCTGGCCTGGATCCACGGCAGGAAATTCCCCCGCTGA
- the rpmB gene encoding 50S ribosomal protein L28, translating into MAAHCQVTGAEPGFGHSISHSHRRNKRRFDPNIQKKRYWVPSLRRNVTLQVSARGIKTIDVRGIDVVVAAILARGVKL; encoded by the coding sequence ATGGCAGCACACTGCCAGGTGACCGGAGCCGAGCCGGGCTTTGGACACAGCATTTCGCACTCGCACCGACGCAACAAGCGCCGGTTCGACCCGAACATCCAGAAGAAGCGCTACTGGGTTCCGTCCCTGCGCCGTAATGTCACCCTGCAGGTCTCTGCACGTGGCATCAAGACCATCGACGTGCGTGGCATCGACGTAGTCGTAGCCGCCATCCTGGCACGAGGAGTGAAGCTCTAA
- a CDS encoding ferredoxin reductase family protein — protein sequence MKSSLQRAAPATPSRAPVERFRRQSRRRLLRADLLTVMAWASVSFAVALWLADGGATGFSTPAGSFTALGIVAGLAGMDLLLLMLLLVARTPLIDGAVGHDRALEFHRKLGKPSLYLLLAHGILIAIGYGLAEGLDPVSELVALWALVPDMWLAVVSIGLFIAVVVTSVVTVRRRLPYEFWYVVHLLTYAAVLTAIPHQFSVGGLFAEGTWQRWYWLAICIATGAALAHYRVLEPLVATVRHQLIVSRVVTEAPGVVSIELTGRHLDELAGSGGRFFIWRFLAPGMWWHPHPFSLSAEPVLFDSSGRGLLRITVRNLGRGSAQLARVKTGTRVAIEGPYGLFSTAARSRNRVVMIGAGIGITPLRALLERTPFEPGNATVILRGHSEEELYLGDDVLELCRRRGATLFHLTGPRTTGEHSWLPESAVHSGHRLASYAPEIADSDVYICGPDAWARSVISAARGAGAREEQLHYERFDW from the coding sequence ATGAAATCCTCACTCCAGCGGGCTGCGCCGGCCACGCCAAGCCGGGCTCCCGTGGAGCGGTTCCGCCGCCAGTCCCGGAGGCGCTTGCTCCGGGCTGATCTGCTGACCGTGATGGCGTGGGCGTCGGTGTCCTTTGCCGTCGCCCTGTGGCTGGCCGACGGCGGCGCTACCGGATTCTCGACGCCGGCCGGTTCCTTCACGGCCCTGGGGATCGTTGCCGGACTTGCCGGCATGGACCTGTTGCTGCTGATGCTGCTGCTCGTGGCACGCACTCCGCTGATCGACGGCGCTGTCGGGCACGACCGGGCCCTCGAATTTCACCGGAAACTCGGCAAACCGTCGCTTTACCTGCTGCTCGCGCACGGCATCCTGATCGCGATCGGCTACGGCCTGGCCGAGGGGCTCGATCCGGTCAGTGAACTCGTGGCACTCTGGGCCCTGGTCCCTGATATGTGGCTCGCCGTCGTGTCCATCGGGTTGTTCATCGCCGTCGTGGTCACCTCCGTGGTGACGGTCCGGCGCCGGCTGCCGTACGAGTTCTGGTACGTCGTCCACCTGTTGACCTATGCGGCGGTGCTGACCGCGATCCCGCACCAGTTCAGCGTCGGCGGTCTCTTCGCCGAAGGCACCTGGCAGCGCTGGTACTGGCTCGCGATCTGCATCGCCACCGGCGCTGCCCTCGCCCACTACCGCGTGCTGGAGCCGCTGGTAGCCACTGTCCGGCACCAGCTGATTGTGAGCCGCGTCGTCACGGAGGCCCCCGGCGTCGTCAGCATTGAACTCACCGGCCGCCACCTCGACGAACTGGCGGGCAGCGGCGGCCGGTTTTTCATCTGGAGATTCCTCGCCCCGGGGATGTGGTGGCATCCGCACCCGTTCAGCCTCTCCGCCGAACCCGTATTGTTCGATTCCTCCGGCCGGGGCCTGCTGCGGATCACCGTGCGCAATCTCGGCCGGGGCTCGGCGCAGCTGGCACGGGTGAAAACTGGGACCAGGGTCGCCATCGAGGGACCCTACGGACTCTTCAGCACGGCGGCCCGCAGCCGGAACCGCGTGGTGATGATCGGAGCGGGCATCGGCATCACCCCGCTCCGCGCCCTGCTGGAGCGCACCCCCTTCGAACCGGGCAACGCAACCGTGATCCTCCGCGGCCACAGCGAGGAGGAACTCTATCTGGGGGACGACGTCCTGGAGCTTTGCCGCCGCCGCGGCGCCACCCTGTTCCACCTCACCGGCCCCCGGACCACAGGCGAACACAGCTGGCTGCCGGAATCGGCCGTTCATTCAGGGCACCGGCTGGCCAGCTACGCCCCGGAGATCGCCGACTCCGACGTCTACATCTGCGGTCCGGACGCCTGGGCACGCAGCGTGATCAGTGCAGCCCGCGGGGCCGGTGCCCGCGAAGAACAACTCCACTACGAAAGGTTCGACTGGTGA
- the rpmG gene encoding 50S ribosomal protein L33, whose product MAKDKDVRPIIKLKSTAGTGYTYVTRKNRRNDPDRMVLKKYDPRIRKHVEFREER is encoded by the coding sequence ATGGCTAAGGACAAGGACGTACGTCCGATCATCAAGCTCAAGTCGACCGCGGGCACGGGTTACACCTACGTGACGCGCAAGAACCGTCGTAACGACCCGGACCGTATGGTCCTGAAGAAGTACGACCCCCGCATCCGCAAGCACGTCGAATTCCGAGAGGAGCGCTAA
- the rpsN gene encoding 30S ribosomal protein S14, whose translation MAKKSMIAKNEQRKVIVERYAAKRLELKKALVDPNSTDEVREAARLGLQKLPRNASPVRLRNRDIIDGRPRGTFQKFGISRVRFRDMAHRGELPGITKSSW comes from the coding sequence ATGGCTAAGAAGTCAATGATCGCTAAGAACGAACAGCGTAAAGTCATCGTCGAGCGTTACGCTGCAAAGCGCCTCGAACTGAAGAAGGCTCTGGTTGACCCCAACTCGACCGACGAAGTTCGCGAAGCCGCTCGCCTCGGCCTGCAGAAGCTGCCCCGCAACGCCTCACCGGTACGTCTGCGTAACCGCGACATCATCGATGGCCGCCCGCGCGGTACCTTCCAGAAGTTCGGCATCTCCCGTGTTCGCTTCCGCGACATGGCTCACCGCGGTGAGCTCCCGGGCATCACGAAGTCTTCCTGGTAA